In a genomic window of Salminus brasiliensis chromosome 12, fSalBra1.hap2, whole genome shotgun sequence:
- the pheta2 gene encoding sesquipedalian-1 — MKIHEKILTHFLSCTSPVDKEGYLYKKRERNTSYLRRWFVLKGNLLFYQERPADRNLLGVIVLEGCVVQAGDPDGLFSFSLAFTGPGLRTYRLAAEDHLSQESWVRALLTASHIYISLLVKDLERLYKEAKQQKSLTGSSHTSSVTASCVRASSTAMASFNTGPPFFIQGASALPREKRSYSASAALQSPAMPITIRTTNKRSPKLWPKRNAHVTPLNGPAPPHGEWPLVCFDPLEEFSKLHEYYGNEVKQLRADWLKSKREEEGHVEEDLIDLG, encoded by the exons AGAGAGCGGAACACCTCGTACCTGCGCCGCTGGTTCGTTCTGAAGGGGAACCTGCTGTTCTATCAGGAGCGTCCCGCTGACCGCAACCTGCTGGGGGTCATCGTTCTGGAGGGCTGCGTGGTGCAGGCCGGAGATCCGGACGGACTGTTTTCTTTCTCCTTAGCGTTTACTGGACCGGGCCTGCGGACCTACAGACTCGCCGCCGAGGACCACCTGAGCCAGGAGAGCTGGGTCAGAGCCTTACTGACCGCCAGCCACATCTACATCTCACTGCTGGTCAAAGATCTAGAGAGACTTTACAAAG AAGCTAAACAGCAGAAAAGTCTCACTGGCTCCTCCCACACGTCCTCTGTGACTGCGTCGTGTGTTAGGGCTTCCAGCACAGCCATGGCGTCCTTCAACACTGGCCCACCCTTCTTCATCCAGGGAGCCTCTGCGTTACCCAGAGAGAAGAGAAGCTACAGCGCTAGCGCCGCTCTGCAGAGTCCAGCCATGCCCATCACCATCAGAACCACCAACAAGAGATCCCCAAAACTATGGCCAAAAAGAAACGCCCACGTCACTCCTCTAAACGGCCCCGCCCCACCACATGGGGAGTGGCCTTTGGTGTGCTTTGATCCACTAGAGGAGTTCAGTAAACTGCACGAGTATTATGGAAATGAAGTGAAGCAGCTGAgagctgattggctgaagagCAAACGGGAGGAGGAGGGGCATGTGGAAGAGGACCTGATTGAtttaggataa